From Vigna unguiculata cultivar IT97K-499-35 chromosome 5, ASM411807v1, whole genome shotgun sequence, the proteins below share one genomic window:
- the LOC114183407 gene encoding protein PLANT CADMIUM RESISTANCE 8, whose product MRYTIFLQYPLPFHTPNALLNAAVSFIYLFNFSGKKKGEMQTSEDQKIQQNEAIGSFAPRYEADTVQPIGSPWSTGLFDCHENQTNAVMTSFFPCVTFGQIAEILDGGELSCHLGSFIYLLMMPALCSQWIMGSKYRTKLRKRYNLVEAPYTDIVSHIFCPCCSLCQEFRELKIRGLDPALGWNGILAQNHAKQQSGQTLNVPPPNQFMSK is encoded by the exons atgaGATACACGATTTTTCTACAATACCCTCTGCCCTTTCATACTCCAAATGCTCTTTTAAATGCTGCAGtttcattcatttatttattt AACTTTTCAGGAAAGAAAAAAGGTGAGATGCAGACCAGTGAGGATCAGAAGATTCAACAGAATGAAGCCATTGGTTCATTTGCTCCAAGGTATGAAGCTGATACAGTTCAGCCAATAGGGAGTCCATGGAGCACTGGACTATTTGACTGTCATGAGAATCAGACAAATG CTGTTATGACATCATTTTTCCCGTGTGTAACATTTGGGCAGATAGCAGAAATATTAGATGGTGGAGAACTTA GTTGTCATCTGGGGAGCTTCATTTACCTATTAATGATGCCTGCTTTGTGCTCTCAATGGATAATGGGGTCAAAGTACAGAACAAAGTTGAGAAAAAGGTATAATTTGGTGGAAGCACCATACACGGACATAGTCTCTCACATCTTTTGTCCATGCTGTTCCCTTTGTCAAGAGTTCAGAGAGCTAAAAATAAGAGGACTTGACCCTGCTCTTG GATGGAATGGAATTCTTGCACAAAACCATGCAAAACAGCAAAGTGGTCAAACATTGAACGTTCCTCCTCCAAACCAATTCATGTCCAAGTGA